TCGGCGTAGTTACAATCAATATGCCCAGAATTGCCTATTTATCTAAAAATGAAGACGAATATTTTGCTCGCCTTACCAAAATGATGGATATCTCGGCTCGTTCGCTTGACACTAAGAGAAAAATTATTACCAAACTTCTCAACGAGGGCTTGTACCCTTACACCAAACGTTATTTAGGCACGTTTGCAAACCACTTCTCAACTATTGGGTTACTGGGTATGAACGAGGCTTGCTTAAACGCTAACTGGATTAAAAAAGATTTAACTAATAAGGCATCGCAAGAATTTACCAAAAAGACCTTGACGTTTATGCGTACAAAACTAAGCGATTATCAAGAAAAATACGGCGATTTGTTCAATCTTGAAGCAACTCCCGCCGAGTCGACCTCTTACCGCCTAGCTAAGCACGACAAAAAATATTTCCCCGACATTGTAACTGCAAGCGAGGGCAATACCCCTTACTATACTAACAGTTCTAATTTACCCGTAGGCTATACCGAAGACATTTTTTCTGCGTTAGATATTCAAGACGAATTGCAAACGCTATACACTTCGGGTACGGTTTTCCACGCATTTTTAGGACAGAAACTTAGCGACTGGAAGTCTGCCGCTAACTTAGTAAAAAAGATTGCCGAAAACTATAAGTTGCCTTACTACACGCTTTCTCCTACTTATTCGGTTTGTTGCGATCACGGTTATATCGAAGGTGAAAAATATAAATGCCCAATTTGCGGTAGAGAAACTGAGGTTTACAGCCGAATTACAGGTTACTATCGTCCTGTTAAGAACTGGAATGATGGCAAGAGAGAAGAATTTAGACAAAGAAAAGTTTATGATATAGATAATTCTGTATTAACTCACGACGTAGGCAGTAGAATTTATCAAGAAACGGCTTGTCAAGGTTTTTGTCAAAACAATGTTCAAGTCGGCAAAGAACTGTTACTATTTACTTCGGCGACTTGCCCTAATTGCAAGATGGCTAAAATGATGTTAGACAAGGCAAATATTGTTTATACGGCAATCGACGCAGAAGAGAATAAACAAACTACGCTAGATTATGGCGTGAAGAAAGCGCCTACGCTACTTGTTCCTTCGGCTGAGGGTTATGATAGATATTCTAACGCAAGCGAGATTAAAGGGTTTATCGAGGCAAATAAATGAGGGATATAATAATAATCGGCGCAGGTCCAGCCGGGCTAACGGCAGCCCTATATGCTTTAAGAAGCGGTAGAAGCGTGCTGTTGCTTGAAAAAGAGAATTTTGGCGGGCAAATTGCATCTTCCCCCAAGATAGAGAATTTTCCTTCGATTAAACAAATTTCCGGCACAGAACTTGCCGACAACTTATTTAATCAAGTAATGGATCAAGGCGCAGACTTTGAGTTAGAAGACGTAAAGAGTTTAACTAAGGTTGGCGATACCTTTATTGTAGTTACTAATTATAATACCTACGAGGCAAAGTCGGTTATAATTGCAAACGGAGTAAAACATAAGCGCCTTCCAATTAAAGACGCTGACAAATTTAACGGTCAAGGCGTGTCTTACTGCGCAGTATGCGACGGAGCATTCTATAAGGGTCAAGAAGTCGCTCTTGTAGGCGACGCTAACACAGCGCTTCAATACGCTTTGCTACTGTCTAACTATTGTCCTAAGGTAACGCTACTTACCCTCTTTGATAGATTTTTTGGCGACGAAGCTTTAATTAGGCAAGTTAAGGCAAAACAAAATATTGTTTGGGTTAAGGAAGTTTGCGTAACTGGTTACGTCGGCGAAGAAGAACTTAGCGGTGTAATCTACGTAGACAAACTAAAAGTTCAACATACTCTGTCTACCCCAGCCCTATTTGTGGCAATCGGTCAAGTTCCCGATAACAAAATATTTGCAAATTTAGTAACTCTTGATAAAGAAGGTTATATTGTGGCGGGAGAAGATTGCAAGACAAGTCTTTCGGGGTTATTTGTAGCTGGGGATACAAGAACTAAGTCGGTTAGACAGCTTACTACTTCAACCGCAGACGGGGCTATTTCGGCGCTTGGCGCAAGTAGTTACATAGGCGAATTAGAGTGTAGATAAATTAACTTAGAGAATATAGAATTTTTTATTGCATAGGTAGCTTAATTTAGAACCAAGTATTTACTTATAACAGTCTTAGAAATATATAAAGAAAGCGTAAGAATAATTTCTTACGCTATTTTTATGTTTTATAACATTAATATAAATATATTAAGGGCTAAATATTTATTTTTTTAAGAGCTTCTTGCACGAGTTTCATATCGCATTTGCCGGAAAAATTAGCTTTAAAGTGTTTCATAACCGCAGGCACTGATTTGTCGGGTAAGGCTTTAATAATATCTTCTATCTCTTGACTTGTAAGTAGGGTGGGTAGAAAACGTTTAACTACTTCGGCTTGCTTGGCAATCATTTCAATTCTAGCGGTATTGCCCACTTTTACGTAACCTTCTTGTTCTTCCGCAAGTTCTTTTTCGGTTTTGAGCAGTATAGCTACTACGTCGTTATCGGTTAGAACTTTATCGGTAGAGCGGTTTGCGATTTCGGCAAGTTTGATTTTATTAAGTAGCACGCTTAGTATATCTCTTGCGTTGCCGTCGTGACTTTTTAAAGCCTCGATATTAGCTTTTTTGAGTTCGTCAATCAACATTTTTATTCTCCTTTGGCTTCTTGTATTGGTAGCCACACACAAAGTTGATATTATTAATTTTTAGTAACGCTTGACTTAATAGGTTCTTGTCGCATTCAATCTTTTCGTCTACTATCAGCCAACTGCCCTTTACGTTGCTTGAAGTGGGTAGGGCAATTTCAAGCGCAAGAAATACTAATAGTTGTTGGGTAGGCGTTAGGTTAGTAAGTTGAGTTATGGTTTCGTTGACATATACGCTAAGTTGATTTGTGTAACTGAGCGAAAGAGTTGAGTCCATAACTGCAAGATAAGCATTAGCGTCGTTAACAAATCCACGAATTTTATCTTTAATTATGATATTGATTACCTTAGAACTTTCTAGCGAACTTTCTAGCGAAGAAATAGTTCCTATTTGGTTGCTTAATGTTACTAACTCGTTGCGTTGTCTTGCCGACTCCAAACATTCTTTCAAGGTAATGTCGTATTGCTTTTGTAATTCGGTTATTTCTGTCGCTACGCTTTCAATTTGTGTTTCCTGGGTTGCGTAAAGTTTAGCAAGTTGCTTTTCGTCTTCTCCGCTAGGAGCGATAAGCACAATTTTGCTCAACCTATCGATAGCGTAACTGAGTTGTTTGTGCATTTCGTCGTAATCGCTAATACTTTTAGCTATATCGTCAATATTTTGTCCCGACAGGGCGACTACGCTTTCGGCAAATTCGGGTTTAATGCTATTTGCGATTAGACTTGCTTTAAGCTCGCTTTTAATTTGCTCGGCTTGGACTTTCTTTTGTTCTATTTGCCATTCTAGCTTGACAATCTCTACACGCCTTGCAAACAATTCTTTTTGAGTTTGTGTTCGACTTACGCTAAGTAGTTTCTCTTCGGCTTCTAGGTCAGATTTTAAATATTCGCTTTCGGCTAGAACGCTTTCGATGTCGCCACCTGCAAGCTCTTGCGCCTTAGTTCTTATTTGAGAGATATCTTTTTGATTAATTTTGATTGTTTTTGTTGTTTCAAGCATAAGCTCTTTAACTTGCATTAATTTAATATCGGCGTCGTCAATCTTTTGTTGAATAGCCTTATGCTTTTCGTATAGAGCGTTAAGACGGGTTATAGCGTCGGTTAGCTCGGTTTTAGTTTGTTCGTTTGCGCCTATTAATAGGTCTAGGGCGCTTTCGCCGTGCAATGCCTCTTGTGTGTTAGACAAGTTAGAGTGCCTTGCCTCTAAGTCGGTTAACTTTGCTTTAAGACTATCGATATATCTTTTAAGTTCTTGATTTTGCGTTTCGGCTCTAACCGTTTCTTGCGAAACGTCAAGCAAATACTTTGTGCCTTTATCGGCTTCTAAGGCTCGTAGATAGTTGTACACACTTTCGTTACTATTTTCGCTAATTAATTGATTATATCTTGCGATAATGTTTTCTTTTTGTTGGTTAAGGCTAGCAATTTCGGCGTCATTAATGTCGATAAAGCGTTTAATTTCTTCAAGTTTACCTTCTATTCGAGCTATTGTAGATTGAATATCCGCCTTGTCGTAGATACGCTTGTTAAGAGTATCTTCTTGTTGCGTAATTGTTTGGTCTTCTAGGTTGACGTCGGTTGCATACACCGAAGTGACGTCTTGGTAGAGTTTTTGGCTGTTTATTAACACTTCACGCTTAAATTCTTCGCCCTTTGCGTAGCGTGATTTATGTATTTCGGTTGAGATTGTTCCGCAAGAATTCTCAATTTGGAATAGGTCATAATTTTCTTCTTCTAACGCTCTTGCAAGGTTAATCTCTTTTTGTTTAAGCGAAGAATTAATCATATCTAATTTTTTAATTTTTTTGTCGACAACTTGTATGATAACATCACGAGCTTTAAGCGGAGCTACGGTTGCGTCAAGGGCAAGGACATTTTTAAGTTGTTTTGTTTGTATTGTAAGCGCTCGCTCTTGTTCGTTGGAAATACCTTGCTTTATTGCGATTTCGCCACGAATTTTTTCCATTTGATTTTCGATTTCGTCAATCTTAACGCTTATTTTTAGCGATTCGGCAAGTTCGCTCATTGGGCGAGCCGGCAGGCTTGTAGCTTCAACTTCGGCTTTAAGTTCTTCAATCGCCGTTTCGATGTTGGCTAAGGAATTTTTGTGGTCGAGGCGGTTAGAAACATAGCGGTCCTCTTGCATTTGCAATTTGCTTAACGCTTGCGTCAATTCGTTGTTGTCGTCTTCAAGCGCGCGGATATGTTCGAGGTCTTCTTGCACAAGTTCAATTTTTGTGCGAGAAGATATTGCATTTTCAACTTGCCTTTGCTTTTGCGAAAGTTGTTCTTCAATTTCTCTTGCTTGGTCTTCGTGCCAGTCTATTTCTTTAACAATACTAAATCTTTTTTCGGTATGTTCTTTAATTTCTTTGTTAAGTTGTTCGTATTGGCTAAGTTTTGGGGTAATTTGTTTAATGCTGTTATATTGACTTAATTGACGTCTGCGAAGTTCGACTGCGTCTTTTTCGTTGAGTAAGGTTTCGTAACTTGCCCTACAACTATCAAGTTCGGCTCTTGCCCTAATAAGAACGGGGTCGTTAAGCCTGCCTTTAAGTTGAGCTTGCTGTTGGAATAATGCGATTAAAGTTTTTTGTTTGTCAAATAGCCGTTGAGCGCTCATCTCTACTTCTTGTTGACCTACGGCTTTAAATTGCGGATATAGTTTTTTGGCTTGTTCTCTTGCGACGTCGCCTTTTTGCTTGGTGCTTATGTAGGTTGATTCAATTGCGCTAGATACGTCAAGCAACTTTTGTATTTGGGCGAAGCTAGAAATATCATTCTTTTGCACAAAATTACGAAATTCCGTAGCCGAAGCGAAACAATCGCTTATTACTTCTTTAAGGCTACCGCCCAATTCTTTTTCAAGATATTCGGTAATTTTGCCGTCTTTTGCGACCACGCTAATTTTGTCACCTAGCAGTCTAAGTGAAGTGTGAATATTTTTCTGTTCGCTTACGGTGCGTTTAAGATTGTATTTAGTTTGATTGATTGCAAAGTCTATTGATATGTCAATTTCTTCTAAAAATTTGTTGACAAGAAAAGCGCCCTCGATTAATCTTTCAAGTCGAGAGTTGCGAGTGTAGATTAATTTGTCGGTTGCGGTTGCGTCGCCGAAAGAAAAATTAATTACCTCTTTATTGGTGGGATTAGTGGTTACTACTTTAAGCAGTTTCATACTTTGCCTCCGTAAACTAAAAACAGATTTAATTTGTTAAACTTCTTGTAATTAACGATTGATTGTGATAAACTATCTAACACGCAAATGTTTGTAAACAGTCAAAAAATCGCTAAAATTAGCTACTCTTTATTATAAGGGTAAATTGCAAAAATATCAAGGCTTTTTACAAAAAACGCGAAAGCAATATAATTTTGGAGGAAGATATGCCTTTTTGCGCTTGTTCTAAGGAATTATCAGTCAACGGCTTTACCGTTGTAGACAATATTTTCGTCACGCAGTATATGCCCGACGCTCCGCAGCATTGCGTTGAGCTATATTTATTTGGTTTGTTTCTTTGCAACAACCAAACGGTTGACAATACAATAGATACAATGTGCGAAAAACTCAATATGACCAAAGAAGACGTCAAGGCGGGGTTTACCTATTGGGAAGAATTGGGGCTTGTGCATATTTTAGGCGAAGAAGAAATTGAAGTTACCTATTTACCTATTCGCACCGATAGAAATCTTCTTAAAAAAATTAAGGCTAGCAAATATCGTGAGTTTAGCCAGCAAATGCAAAATGTGCTTGACCAACGTATGATTACCACTAACGAATACAACGAATATTTTATGTTTCTCGAAACTTCCTTTTTCGAGCCTTCGGCGCTTGTCTCGGTAACCCGCTACTGCGCAGACTTAAAAGGCAAGTCTATTTCTTATGGATATATTTTAACCGTAGCTCGCAACTTATCTACAAGCGGAATAAATACTCGTGAAAGGGTAGAAGAAAAGTTGCAAGAACACCCTAAATATAATCAAGATTTAGCTTTAATATTTAAGGCTTTAAAAATTTCTCATAAAATTGAGTATTACGACCGAGAGTATTACCAACGTTGGACAAAAGATTATGGCTTTAACTTGGATACTCTTATGCAAATTGCAAAAAATTGTAAAGGCGGTATGGTAAAGTTAAACGCCCTTTGCGAAGAATATTACAAGCAAAAACTTCTATCAATTAAGGAAATTGAAGATTACAATATCAGCAAAGAAAAATTCACTAATCTTGCAATAGAGATTAATAAGCAAATCGGCGTTTATTATCAGTTGCTTGACGGCGTCGTAGCCGAATATATTATTCCGTGGAGCAATAAGGGCTATGACGAAGAAACGCTTAAACTTATAGCAAAATATTGTTTTAGAAATAATGTTCGCACCTTACAGGGTATGGATAGCGTAGTCGAACGCTTTTATAAGTTAGGGCTACTAACCTGTCAAAGTATAAATCAACATATTGAACAAGTACTTGCTCGTGACATAGAGATAAAGAATATTTTAAATAGTCTTAATCTTGTGCGCAACGTTTCTAATACAGACCGAAATTTTTACAAGACCTGGACTAACGAGTGGGGCATAGAGGACGAACTTATTCTAGCTACTTGCGAGTTGTGCCAAACGGCAAATAATCCTACGCTTTACTTAAATAAAATTCTTGCCGACTACCATTTGCAAGGCATTTTAACTACTAAGCAACTTAGCAAGGCAAACTTTGGCAATACAGCAAGTAAAGTAGTCGCAACCGACGCTAAGTTTGCGACTTATCCTCAAAGGGAGTACAGCGAAGAAGAAATACGAGCGTTATTTGACACGCTTAAAGAGGACTAAAATGTTAAATATTGAAGAACAGGCTATGTCGGCAATAAGAAGTCGCAAGGCATCAGCCGAAGCGTCCGCCGAACAAAATTTGCAATATTTGCTAGGCAAACCAGAGTTTTTAGATAATTACGATGAGATACAACAACAAATTCTTGTAGTTGCTCGCAGTTTTGGTACGGCAAAAGAAAAGGTCGAAAAGAATAAATTAAATATGTTAAGGCAAAAACAATTAAATGTGGTATCAAATTTAGGACTTAACCCGACTTGCCTTTTTCCAAATTATTCTTGCAAAATTTGTAACGACAACGGATATTTAGACGGCAAAAAATGCCAATGTCTTGACCAAGAGATAAGAAAAATTTTATATAAAAATGTCAACCAAGGCAATAAAAATTTTACATTTGCTAGTTCTAGCGATAGAGTAAATGTTGTCGCTTATTCTTCTTGTAAAGAATTTTGTCTAAGCTACCCTAGCGCTAAATATCTAAATATGCTTATTATGGGTAAGTCCGGCGTAGGCAAGACATATTTATGTAGCGCTATTGCCAATCAATTTATTGATAAAGAAGTAGAAACATTGTTTCTTACCGCTTACGAACTTAACAATAAATTTTTGTCCATTCATCTTGCCGAACTTGACAGAAAGTTAGAGATGTTAGAGTCGTTACAGAGCGTTCCCGTATTGATTATCGACGACTTAGGCGCAGAACAAATTTTTAAAAATGTAACCTTAGAATATTTTTTTGCTTTAATTAATCAACGCAATTTTGCTCGTCTTACTACGATAATTTCTACAAATTTGTCGCTTACTAACATTTTATCACGCTATACCGAACGAACGTTTAGTAGACTTGCAAATAAACATAATACGCTTTTAATCGAGTTAGTAGGGGCTGATAAGAGATTGAGCAAATAGCCCTACGCTAACTGTTGAGGCGATTTATATTTGTAAGATGTAATTTACTTATTTAATCAATATTTAATCAATTATCAATTTCTATTTTTATTGACAATTTTTATTTTGTTAGAGCTAAGTTTTCGGCGCTTTGGACAGTTTGAAGAAGCACCATTGTCGAGGTAACTACCCCGACTCCGCCGGGAACGGGCGTATAAGCGTAAACTTTACCGTCGATATTATCTAGGTCAACGTCGCCTACATTACCATCGTTATAGCCTGCGTCAATTATCACCGAGTCTTTTTTAAGCCAAGATTGTTTTACTAATTTAGCTTTTCCAATACAAGCTACAAGTATGTCGGCAGTAGCAACAATTTCAGGCAAGTTAGTTGTTTTTGAGTGACAAATTGTAAGCGTTGCCGAACGGTTAAGCAGTAGCATCGCTACGGGTTTGCCAAGTATTGCGCTTCTACCAATTACTACGGCGTGTTTGCCGAGTATATCTATATTGTAGTAGTCAAGTATTGTAAGTATGGCTTTTGGCGTAGCTGGGGCAAAACTAGGCATTTGCATACACATAGCGCCAAAACTTGAAGTGTTAACTCCGTCAACGTCTTTGCTTACGCTTATTGAGTTGGTAACTTTTTTTTCGTCAATTTGACTGGGCAAGGGGTGATATAGCAATATTCCCGACACGCTGTCGTCGTTATTTAGGTCTTGAATAACGTCAAGTAATTGTTGGGTAGTAGCGGTGTCATTTAAGGTAATCTCTTTAAATCCTATGCCAAGTTTTGCGCAACCTTTGCGTTTTGCTTCGTTGTAACTAATTGAAGAATAATCGTTTCCCACCATAATAGTTGCAAGCGTAGGGATAATTCCCAAACTTTTAAGCCTTGCAATTCTTGTCGTTAGGTCTTGCTTAATTGAATTTGCGACTACTTTTCCGTCTAAAATAATGCTCACTTTTGCCTCCTAAATGTTGCAGAATAAGGTTTATCTTGTAAATTTTACACTAGAATTATTTATCAATAGAATATTAATTTTTTAAAATCTCAATTATTTTTTCTAAGTCAAATAACTTTATATTTTTTGTCAGCCAAACTTTAATAAGTTTAGAATAGCCCACGAATTACGCCTTCGTCGCTTATTGTCATATTATTTGCCGATGGAATTTTTGGTAGTCCCGGCATAAGCATAACGTCTCCGCAAACGGCTACGATAAAACCTGCGCCCGAACGCAACTGCGCTTCTCTTACTATAAGCGTGAAGTTTGTCGGTCGACCTAGTTTTTTTGCGTCGTCGGTTAAAGAATACTGCGTTTTTGCAATAATTATTGGTAAATTAGCTAGTCCGTTTGCGGTAATAGTTTGAATATCTTTTTTTGCTTTTGCCGAATATTCTACTGCGCTTGCTCCATAGATTAGCTTAGCAATATTTTCAATTTTTTGTTCAATTTTTTGTTCCAGACTATAAGTGTAGTTGATTTGTTGTGTTGTCGTATTTTCTATTATGTCTACTACTTTTTGCGCTAGCTCGATTGCGCCTTTTCCGCCTTCTTCCCAAGCTGTTACCGTAACGGCTTCTACGCCTAGACCCAAGCAGTATTGTTTTATTAAGTCAATTTCCTGCGCAGTATCGGTCACAAATCGGTTA
The sequence above is a segment of the Clostridia bacterium genome. Coding sequences within it:
- a CDS encoding DnaD domain protein, giving the protein MPFCACSKELSVNGFTVVDNIFVTQYMPDAPQHCVELYLFGLFLCNNQTVDNTIDTMCEKLNMTKEDVKAGFTYWEELGLVHILGEEEIEVTYLPIRTDRNLLKKIKASKYREFSQQMQNVLDQRMITTNEYNEYFMFLETSFFEPSALVSVTRYCADLKGKSISYGYILTVARNLSTSGINTRERVEEKLQEHPKYNQDLALIFKALKISHKIEYYDREYYQRWTKDYGFNLDTLMQIAKNCKGGMVKLNALCEEYYKQKLLSIKEIEDYNISKEKFTNLAIEINKQIGVYYQLLDGVVAEYIIPWSNKGYDEETLKLIAKYCFRNNVRTLQGMDSVVERFYKLGLLTCQSINQHIEQVLARDIEIKNILNSLNLVRNVSNTDRNFYKTWTNEWGIEDELILATCELCQTANNPTLYLNKILADYHLQGILTTKQLSKANFGNTASKVVATDAKFATYPQREYSEEEIRALFDTLKED
- a CDS encoding bifunctional 5,10-methylenetetrahydrofolate dehydrogenase/5,10-methenyltetrahydrofolate cyclohydrolase, with protein sequence MSIILDGKVVANSIKQDLTTRIARLKSLGIIPTLATIMVGNDYSSISYNEAKRKGCAKLGIGFKEITLNDTATTQQLLDVIQDLNNDDSVSGILLYHPLPSQIDEKKVTNSISVSKDVDGVNTSSFGAMCMQMPSFAPATPKAILTILDYYNIDILGKHAVVIGRSAILGKPVAMLLLNRSATLTICHSKTTNLPEIVATADILVACIGKAKLVKQSWLKKDSVIIDAGYNDGNVGDVDLDNIDGKVYAYTPVPGGVGVVTSTMVLLQTVQSAENLALTK
- a CDS encoding FAD-dependent oxidoreductase, with the translated sequence MRDIIIIGAGPAGLTAALYALRSGRSVLLLEKENFGGQIASSPKIENFPSIKQISGTELADNLFNQVMDQGADFELEDVKSLTKVGDTFIVVTNYNTYEAKSVIIANGVKHKRLPIKDADKFNGQGVSYCAVCDGAFYKGQEVALVGDANTALQYALLLSNYCPKVTLLTLFDRFFGDEALIRQVKAKQNIVWVKEVCVTGYVGEEELSGVIYVDKLKVQHTLSTPALFVAIGQVPDNKIFANLVTLDKEGYIVAGEDCKTSLSGLFVAGDTRTKSVRQLTTSTADGAISALGASSYIGELECR
- a CDS encoding ATP-binding protein, which gives rise to MLNIEEQAMSAIRSRKASAEASAEQNLQYLLGKPEFLDNYDEIQQQILVVARSFGTAKEKVEKNKLNMLRQKQLNVVSNLGLNPTCLFPNYSCKICNDNGYLDGKKCQCLDQEIRKILYKNVNQGNKNFTFASSSDRVNVVAYSSCKEFCLSYPSAKYLNMLIMGKSGVGKTYLCSAIANQFIDKEVETLFLTAYELNNKFLSIHLAELDRKLEMLESLQSVPVLIIDDLGAEQIFKNVTLEYFFALINQRNFARLTTIISTNLSLTNILSRYTERTFSRLANKHNTLLIELVGADKRLSK
- a CDS encoding GatB/YqeY domain-containing protein; the protein is MLIDELKKANIEALKSHDGNARDILSVLLNKIKLAEIANRSTDKVLTDNDVVAILLKTEKELAEEQEGYVKVGNTARIEMIAKQAEVVKRFLPTLLTSQEIEDIIKALPDKSVPAVMKHFKANFSGKCDMKLVQEALKKINI